In one window of Vibrio sp. DW001 DNA:
- a CDS encoding glutamate mutase L, with product MSQNVDKLFIDIGSTYFKVSDSKQIEQHFRDFNKDILDDLMHKCGSRVSQYEKENVHICSSANGGLSTLIIGVTNSFSLKYATNIAFNSGINIIDTILYQNIADYSIPSDLVDVVIVVGGINANGGIFGEPLYRYLEQLNYSNIVFVGNEPDALTLSEKVDSLVTLPNIVDDRLHIVEDNLKEYLTNLYQLDIEGKEDIKGLYQVTSNQIYSTPYIVNQALPYVDASFSVVDPFILLDIGGATTDIHYSKDLVIDGNIVTENEYDRLVFKKLGVYKSKQSLIFAAQNNEFVYELLMHLKVTENIFEEQSEKATKILMQLSIFLVLCKISHYRKAYINLKLLAINSIVITGGITKVLSSEEIEDIIAFFYKKIMTSDHKPVTILDSNYDIWTLGAKGKLECQ from the coding sequence ATGAGCCAGAACGTAGACAAACTATTTATCGATATCGGTAGTACCTACTTTAAGGTGTCCGATTCAAAACAGATTGAGCAGCATTTCCGAGACTTCAACAAAGATATTCTTGATGATTTGATGCACAAGTGCGGCTCACGAGTCAGCCAGTATGAGAAAGAAAATGTCCATATTTGCTCGTCCGCGAATGGCGGTTTAAGCACGTTAATTATCGGCGTCACAAACTCCTTCTCACTCAAATATGCTACGAATATTGCGTTTAACTCCGGCATCAACATCATTGATACCATTCTCTACCAAAACATCGCTGATTATTCGATTCCTAGTGACTTGGTAGACGTTGTGATTGTTGTGGGAGGTATTAACGCGAATGGCGGTATCTTTGGCGAGCCACTCTATCGCTATTTGGAGCAGCTAAACTATTCCAACATAGTCTTCGTAGGTAACGAACCGGACGCCCTAACGCTCTCGGAAAAAGTGGACAGTTTGGTCACCTTACCGAACATTGTCGACGATCGATTGCATATTGTTGAAGATAACCTTAAAGAGTATCTCACCAATCTTTATCAACTCGATATTGAAGGTAAAGAAGATATCAAGGGTCTATACCAGGTCACCTCTAATCAGATCTACTCGACACCCTATATCGTTAACCAAGCGTTACCTTATGTCGATGCGAGTTTTTCTGTTGTCGACCCATTTATCTTGCTTGATATCGGTGGCGCAACGACAGATATTCATTACTCCAAAGACCTCGTTATTGACGGCAACATCGTGACAGAAAACGAGTACGACCGTCTGGTCTTTAAAAAACTCGGGGTCTATAAATCTAAACAGTCTTTGATCTTCGCTGCACAAAACAATGAATTCGTTTATGAGTTGTTGATGCACCTAAAAGTCACTGAGAATATCTTTGAAGAGCAAAGTGAAAAAGCAACGAAGATTCTGATGCAGCTTTCCATCTTTTTGGTCTTGTGCAAAATTTCACACTATCGAAAAGCGTATATTAATCTCAAGTTATTGGCGATTAACTCTATTGTGATCACTGGGGGAATTACCAAAGTGCTCTCATCCGAAGAGATAGAAGACATCATCGCCTTTTTCTATAAAAAAATTATGACGTCCGACCATAAGCCCGTCACCATTCTAGACAGCAATTATGATATTTGGACTCTTGGTGCAAAAGGAAAATTAGAATGTCAATAA
- a CDS encoding methylaspartate mutase, with amino-acid sequence MSLLQEEREIILSNEYVDTFDFDEVNEFVTNASKELFISHHFKKKEKMLVQPRGGFPTYKKQFALNEFFVNANVDVLPLTIDSNTRLNDYGTAKKMLRLSEENDVDMLNGYPLVNHGYRTTRKMITHFNKPVSLRHGTPDARLLIETAIASGIFEIEGGPITYLLPYSKNFPLDKAFMYWKYVERVCANYSKLNEPINRESFGPLTATLVPPSITIVIQLLEMLLSLEEGVKSFSVSFAQQGSMNQDIVTGAVIKKLAKHYAEAIGCGDASIHLVYHQWMGAFPTNKSYAEQLINMSTVIASMVGADKIITKTREEAVGIPTKEANAKTVADTQYTLRILNGLPNIVDEQEEEILTAEVMAIMDAVFNDPADTLWRKAFNCIKCGIIDVPFSPHIINHNKMITIRDANKNIRIIDRGGVPIPDRCFEYERSQCDLNKDTTSIVNDIIHDIGIMQ; translated from the coding sequence ATGAGCCTGCTTCAAGAAGAACGTGAGATAATTCTCAGCAATGAGTACGTCGATACCTTTGATTTTGATGAAGTAAATGAATTCGTCACAAACGCTAGCAAAGAACTGTTTATCTCTCACCATTTTAAGAAGAAAGAGAAGATGCTCGTTCAGCCACGCGGTGGTTTCCCAACTTATAAAAAGCAGTTCGCTCTGAATGAGTTTTTCGTTAACGCTAACGTCGATGTGCTCCCTCTTACGATAGACTCAAATACTCGTCTTAACGATTATGGCACGGCGAAAAAAATGCTTCGCCTTAGTGAAGAAAATGACGTAGATATGCTTAACGGCTATCCGTTGGTGAACCACGGCTATCGCACCACGCGTAAAATGATCACGCATTTCAACAAACCGGTCAGTCTACGACACGGTACACCCGATGCGAGGCTACTTATCGAAACGGCCATTGCTTCAGGTATTTTTGAAATTGAAGGCGGTCCAATCACCTATCTGTTGCCCTATTCAAAGAACTTCCCATTAGACAAAGCGTTCATGTATTGGAAATATGTAGAACGTGTTTGCGCGAATTATTCTAAGCTTAATGAACCGATTAATCGCGAATCGTTTGGCCCATTAACGGCCACTTTGGTCCCACCTTCTATAACTATCGTTATCCAACTGTTGGAGATGCTGCTTTCATTGGAGGAAGGGGTTAAGTCTTTTTCTGTGTCGTTCGCGCAGCAAGGTTCAATGAATCAAGATATTGTTACTGGCGCGGTAATTAAGAAATTAGCCAAACATTACGCAGAAGCGATTGGCTGTGGCGATGCCAGTATTCATTTGGTTTATCACCAATGGATGGGGGCTTTCCCAACCAACAAAAGCTATGCAGAACAGTTAATTAACATGTCGACGGTTATTGCATCCATGGTCGGCGCGGACAAAATTATCACCAAAACACGTGAAGAAGCCGTTGGTATTCCAACGAAAGAAGCGAATGCAAAGACCGTTGCCGATACACAATATACACTCCGAATACTCAACGGGTTGCCTAATATCGTTGATGAGCAAGAAGAAGAGATATTAACAGCCGAAGTGATGGCAATTATGGATGCAGTGTTTAACGACCCTGCCGACACGCTGTGGCGGAAAGCCTTTAACTGCATCAAGTGCGGGATAATCGATGTGCCATTTTCTCCGCATATTATTAACCACAACAAGATGATAACTATTCGTGATGCCAACAAAAATATCCGAATCATCGACCGAGGTGGCGTACCAATCCCAGATCGCTGTTTTGAATATGAGCGCTCACAATGCGACCTCAATAAAGACACCACCAGCATCGTTAACGACATAATTCATGATATAGGCATTATGCAATGA